In Pseudoduganella albidiflava, a single window of DNA contains:
- a CDS encoding 2Fe-2S iron-sulfur cluster-binding protein, with product MPAPSAVADPAITHAPVSRLVPATLTINGAEVPLPTDPRVSLLDLLREHLHLTGTKKGCDQGACGACTVLVDGERRILSCLALAVQYQGRSVTSVEGLAAGDTLHPLQQAFIEHDGFQCGYCTPGQLCSALGMAAELKRGVPSYVTADLAADVVEFSHDEVRERMSGNLCRCGAYNGIVDAVTEHHAKEPR from the coding sequence ATGCCAGCCCCCAGCGCAGTTGCCGATCCGGCCATTACCCACGCACCGGTAAGCCGCCTCGTTCCAGCCACTCTCACCATCAACGGCGCCGAGGTGCCGCTGCCCACCGACCCGCGCGTATCGCTGCTCGACCTGCTGCGCGAACATCTGCACCTGACCGGCACCAAGAAAGGCTGCGACCAGGGCGCCTGCGGGGCCTGCACCGTGCTGGTGGACGGCGAGCGCCGCATCCTGTCCTGCCTGGCGCTGGCGGTGCAATACCAGGGGCGCTCGGTCACGTCGGTGGAAGGTCTTGCCGCCGGCGATACGCTGCACCCGCTGCAGCAGGCCTTCATCGAGCACGATGGTTTCCAGTGCGGCTACTGCACGCCCGGCCAGCTGTGCTCCGCGCTGGGCATGGCGGCCGAGCTGAAGCGGGGCGTGCCCAGTTACGTGACCGCCGACCTGGCGGCGGACGTGGTCGAGTTCAGCCACGATGAGGTGCGCGAACGGATGAGCGGCAACCTGTGCCGCTGCGGTGCCTACAACGGTATCGTCGACGCCGTCACGGAACACCATGCGAAGGAGCCGCGATGA
- a CDS encoding xanthine dehydrogenase family protein molybdopterin-binding subunit yields the protein MSILQKGVQAAMQKAVEMAPDAFIPGGIPDPLIAEGHALIGAPVSRVDGAVKVRGAAPFAAEFALDGMAYAALVYSTIARGRIATLDTAAAEAAPGVALVMTYRNAPRIKPVPMIFTQPKAAHGDDLPVFQDDAIHWNGQPVALVLAETQEQAEYAKSLVRVTYHEEPATTSVAAAKARGIEAAAFMGEPLDVRIGDAEAALAASPHRVDAAYGTPRLNHNAIELHAVTVAWDGEELRLHDASQAVAHTAWSLAQAFGIEEKQVRVTSPFVGGGFGGKLLWQHQVLAAAASKLAGRPVRLMLSREGVYRVAGGRTLTEQRVAIGAADDGRFTALVHTGMVAMSPHNGLAEPFIMPAKSLYSAGSFKLSVEAVRMNMLANTFMRAPGEAVGSFALECAVDELAERMGIDPIELRRRNEPDQDPTTGAPFSSRHLVEAYRMGAERFGWAQRQARPRMRREGEWWIGMGCATATYPYYRMGGGAARITLKREARVRVEVAAHEMGMGTATVQAQLVAARLGVPLENVTVTYGDSAMPGTILAGGSQQTAAIGASVIAALRALFTDLLRLGGHGTPLDGLHFDEVRGLEGGLCKAGDGLRRASYAELLARAGRDELQVEGQAAPPLEARHWSMHSTGAIFCEARVNAVTGEPRVTRLLGSFDCGRILNAKTAASQFRGGMIMGLGMALMEKTLSDPRNGRVMNPSLWDYHVPSHLDVPPIEVLWTDLPDPHAPAGARGIGEIGITGTAAAVVNALYNACGTRVRDLPATLDKLLG from the coding sequence ATGAGCATACTTCAGAAAGGAGTCCAGGCCGCGATGCAGAAGGCGGTCGAGATGGCGCCCGATGCGTTCATCCCCGGCGGCATTCCCGACCCGCTGATCGCCGAAGGCCATGCGCTGATCGGCGCGCCCGTATCGCGCGTCGACGGTGCCGTGAAGGTACGTGGCGCGGCGCCGTTCGCGGCCGAGTTCGCGCTCGACGGCATGGCCTATGCGGCGCTCGTGTACAGCACCATCGCGCGGGGCCGCATCGCCACGCTCGATACCGCGGCGGCCGAGGCGGCGCCCGGCGTGGCGCTGGTGATGACGTACCGGAATGCGCCGCGCATCAAACCCGTGCCGATGATCTTCACCCAGCCGAAGGCGGCGCACGGCGACGACCTGCCCGTGTTCCAGGACGATGCCATCCACTGGAATGGCCAGCCGGTGGCGCTGGTGCTGGCCGAGACGCAGGAACAGGCGGAGTACGCGAAGTCGCTGGTCCGGGTCACGTATCACGAAGAGCCTGCAACCACGTCGGTAGCGGCCGCGAAGGCGCGGGGCATCGAGGCCGCGGCGTTCATGGGCGAGCCGCTGGACGTGCGGATCGGCGACGCGGAAGCCGCGCTGGCCGCGTCGCCGCACCGGGTGGACGCCGCCTACGGCACGCCCCGGCTGAACCACAACGCCATCGAACTCCACGCCGTCACGGTAGCTTGGGATGGCGAGGAATTGCGCCTGCACGATGCGTCGCAGGCGGTGGCGCACACCGCGTGGTCGCTGGCGCAGGCGTTCGGCATCGAGGAAAAGCAGGTGCGCGTGACGTCGCCCTTCGTCGGCGGCGGCTTCGGCGGCAAGCTGCTGTGGCAGCACCAGGTGCTGGCCGCGGCCGCGTCGAAACTGGCCGGCCGGCCCGTGCGCCTGATGCTGTCGCGCGAAGGCGTGTACCGGGTGGCCGGCGGGCGTACTCTGACCGAGCAGCGCGTGGCCATCGGCGCGGCGGACGATGGCCGCTTCACGGCCCTGGTCCACACCGGCATGGTGGCGATGTCGCCCCATAACGGCCTGGCCGAACCGTTCATCATGCCGGCCAAGTCGCTGTACAGCGCCGGCAGCTTCAAGCTGTCGGTGGAGGCGGTGCGGATGAACATGCTCGCCAATACCTTCATGCGTGCCCCGGGCGAAGCGGTCGGCTCGTTCGCGCTGGAGTGCGCGGTGGATGAACTGGCCGAACGGATGGGCATCGATCCCATCGAACTGCGGCGCCGCAACGAGCCGGACCAGGACCCCACCACGGGCGCGCCATTCTCGTCGCGCCACCTGGTGGAAGCGTACCGGATGGGCGCCGAGCGTTTCGGCTGGGCGCAGCGGCAAGCCAGGCCGCGCATGCGGCGCGAGGGTGAATGGTGGATCGGCATGGGTTGCGCCACCGCCACCTATCCTTACTACCGCATGGGTGGCGGCGCGGCGCGCATCACCCTGAAGCGCGAAGCCCGCGTGCGGGTGGAAGTGGCCGCCCACGAGATGGGCATGGGGACCGCGACCGTGCAGGCGCAACTGGTCGCGGCCCGGCTCGGCGTGCCCCTGGAAAACGTGACGGTGACGTATGGCGACTCGGCCATGCCGGGCACGATCCTGGCCGGCGGCTCGCAGCAGACGGCGGCGATCGGCGCGTCCGTCATTGCCGCCTTGCGCGCGCTGTTTACCGACCTGCTGCGCCTGGGCGGCCACGGCACGCCGCTCGACGGGCTGCACTTCGACGAGGTGCGCGGGCTGGAAGGTGGCCTGTGCAAGGCGGGCGACGGCTTGCGCCGCGCCAGCTATGCGGAACTGCTGGCCCGCGCCGGCCGCGACGAGTTGCAGGTGGAGGGACAGGCCGCGCCGCCGCTGGAAGCGCGGCACTGGTCGATGCACTCGACCGGCGCGATCTTCTGCGAAGCGCGCGTCAACGCGGTCACCGGCGAGCCGCGCGTGACCCGGCTGCTGGGGTCCTTCGATTGCGGCCGCATCCTGAACGCGAAGACGGCGGCCAGCCAGTTCCGTGGCGGCATGATCATGGGCCTGGGGATGGCGCTGATGGAGAAAACGCTGTCGGACCCGCGCAACGGCCGTGTGATGAATCCCAGCCTGTGGGATTACCACGTGCCGTCGCACCTGGACGTGCCGCCGATCGAGGTGCTCTGGACCGATCTTCCCGACCCGCATGCCCCGGCCGGCGCGCGCGGCATCGGCGAGATCGGCATCACCGGTACCGCCGCCGCCGTGGTCAACGCGCTCTACAACGCCTGCGGAACCCGCGTGCGCGACTTGCCGGCCACGCTCGACAAACTGCTGGGCTGA
- a CDS encoding alpha/beta fold hydrolase: MSIRQRNNVKAWGSGSTTLLFAHGFGCDQSMWRFLLPAFEGRYRIVVFDAVGSGASDWSAYDPARYGTLLGYARDVLEIADEFAEGFADRPVVFVGHSVAAMVGLLATILQPGRFAAQVMVSPSPCYLNDGDYRGGFSLADIEDLLQTLADNYEGWARAMAPAIMGAPARPELSGELVDSFCRADPAIAAHFARVTFLSDHRADLPRSTTPALILQCSEDLIAPRAVGEFTHRALRGSELHVIDNIGHCPHMSAPRECAAAMSPFLRQWTD, translated from the coding sequence ATGAGCATCCGGCAGCGCAACAACGTGAAGGCGTGGGGCAGCGGTTCGACAACGCTGCTGTTCGCGCACGGCTTCGGCTGCGACCAGTCGATGTGGCGCTTCCTGCTGCCGGCCTTCGAAGGCCGCTACCGCATCGTCGTCTTCGACGCGGTCGGCAGCGGCGCCTCCGACTGGAGCGCCTACGATCCCGCCCGGTATGGCACGCTGCTCGGCTACGCGCGGGACGTGCTGGAAATCGCCGATGAATTCGCCGAAGGGTTTGCCGACCGGCCGGTAGTGTTCGTGGGCCACTCGGTGGCGGCCATGGTCGGGCTGCTGGCCACCATCCTGCAACCGGGCCGCTTTGCCGCCCAGGTGATGGTCAGCCCGTCGCCATGCTACCTGAACGATGGCGACTACCGTGGCGGCTTCTCGCTGGCGGACATCGAAGACCTGCTGCAGACGCTGGCGGACAACTACGAGGGCTGGGCGCGCGCCATGGCCCCCGCCATCATGGGCGCGCCGGCCCGGCCCGAGCTCAGCGGCGAACTGGTCGACAGTTTCTGCCGCGCCGATCCGGCCATTGCCGCCCACTTCGCCCGCGTGACCTTCCTGTCCGATCACCGTGCCGACCTGCCCCGTTCGACCACTCCCGCCCTCATCCTGCAATGTTCGGAAGACCTGATCGCACCACGCGCCGTCGGGGAATTCACGCACCGTGCGCTGCGCGGCAGCGAATTGCACGTCATCGACAACATCGGCCATTGCCCCCACATGAGCGCGCCGCGCGAGTGCGCGGCCGCGATGTCGCCCTTCCTGCGGCAATGGACGGATTGA
- a CDS encoding FAD binding domain-containing protein, translating into MTPFAFARAADAADAVARGNMPGTKYLGGGTNLVDLMRETVEHPAMLVDVTGLSGAIDERPDGSLLIGAAATNTALAENRAVRTRFPLLTRAITAGASPQIRNMATVGGNLLQRTRCGYFYDSDGSRCNKREPGQGCDALEGFNRMHAILGASPHCVATHPSDMCVALAALDAIVHLQGAGGARTVPLTEFHLVPEDHPERETVLRPGELVTAIELPPLVFAARSGYRKVRDRASYAFALVSVAAALDVHDGVVRDVRLALGGVAHKPWRAWTAEAMLKGRPATEELFAVAAAAELADARPLRDNAFKIDLVRRAIVAVLGGLVDTRS; encoded by the coding sequence ATGACACCCTTTGCCTTTGCCCGCGCGGCCGATGCCGCCGATGCGGTGGCCCGTGGCAATATGCCGGGGACAAAGTACCTCGGCGGCGGCACCAACCTGGTCGACCTGATGCGCGAGACGGTCGAGCATCCGGCCATGCTGGTCGATGTCACCGGACTGTCCGGCGCGATCGACGAGCGGCCCGACGGCAGCCTGCTGATCGGCGCCGCGGCCACCAACACGGCGCTGGCGGAAAACCGCGCCGTGCGTACCCGCTTTCCGCTGCTGACGCGCGCGATCACCGCCGGCGCATCGCCGCAGATCCGCAACATGGCCACTGTCGGCGGCAACCTGCTGCAGCGCACCCGCTGCGGCTACTTCTATGACAGCGACGGTTCGCGCTGCAACAAGCGCGAGCCGGGGCAGGGCTGCGATGCACTGGAGGGCTTCAACCGCATGCATGCGATCCTGGGCGCCTCGCCGCATTGCGTGGCCACCCATCCTTCCGACATGTGCGTGGCGCTTGCCGCGCTGGATGCCATCGTCCACCTGCAAGGGGCGGGCGGCGCGCGCACGGTGCCGCTGACGGAATTCCACCTGGTGCCGGAAGACCATCCGGAACGCGAAACAGTGCTGCGGCCCGGCGAACTGGTCACCGCCATCGAACTGCCGCCGCTGGTCTTCGCCGCCCGGTCCGGCTACCGCAAGGTGCGCGACCGGGCCAGCTATGCGTTCGCGCTGGTGTCGGTGGCCGCCGCGCTCGACGTCCACGACGGCGTGGTACGCGACGTACGGCTGGCGCTGGGCGGCGTGGCGCACAAGCCCTGGCGCGCGTGGACGGCCGAAGCCATGCTCAAGGGCCGGCCCGCCACCGAGGAACTGTTCGCCGTCGCGGCCGCCGCGGAACTGGCCGACGCGCGGCCGCTGCGCGACAACGCCTTCAAGATCGACCTGGTACGCCGCGCCATCGTGGCCGTGCTGGGTGGTCTCGTCGATACCCGATCGTGA
- a CDS encoding PAS domain-containing protein, whose protein sequence is MAATRGPLPDQPASRDTLPQPARPHDQASLPLGEELFDHAPCALLLTDPDGTILRANGTSVAWLGYPQHELTGGMRLQDLLSIGGGVLYQSHCQPLLRLQNAVADVQIDLVRRDGARVPALLNVTRRRFATGVLDELAFFAAGDRRAYERELQRSRAELLAAQAASSEATTRLRAAIGELAAAEHRRQEFLIAFCQDLRNPLAPMRSGMDLLKIMLPPDHGSARLVAMLDRQLRELVQLVDSVADAGGRNAPGGRDDAAPDEAAPDTPPPP, encoded by the coding sequence ATGGCCGCCACGCGAGGTCCACTGCCAGACCAGCCCGCTTCCCGCGATACCTTGCCGCAACCCGCCCGGCCGCATGACCAGGCATCGCTTCCCCTGGGCGAGGAACTGTTCGACCATGCGCCGTGCGCCCTGCTGCTGACCGATCCGGACGGCACGATCCTGCGCGCGAACGGCACCAGCGTGGCCTGGCTCGGCTACCCGCAACACGAGCTGACCGGCGGCATGCGGCTGCAGGACTTGCTCAGCATCGGTGGCGGCGTGCTGTACCAGTCGCACTGCCAGCCGCTGCTGCGCCTGCAGAACGCCGTTGCCGACGTGCAGATCGACCTGGTGCGGCGCGATGGCGCGCGCGTGCCGGCGCTGCTCAACGTCACGCGCCGCCGCTTCGCTACCGGCGTGCTGGATGAACTGGCTTTCTTCGCCGCAGGCGACCGCCGCGCCTATGAACGCGAGCTGCAGCGCAGCCGGGCCGAATTGCTCGCGGCGCAGGCGGCATCCAGCGAAGCGACGACCAGGCTGCGCGCCGCCATCGGCGAACTGGCCGCCGCCGAGCACCGCCGGCAGGAGTTCCTGATAGCGTTCTGCCAAGACCTGCGCAACCCGCTGGCGCCCATGCGCAGCGGGATGGACCTGCTGAAAATCATGCTGCCGCCCGATCACGGATCGGCCCGGCTGGTGGCGATGCTGGACCGCCAGCTGCGCGAACTCGTGCAGCTGGTCGACAGCGTGGCCGATGCCGGCGGACGCAACGCGCCGGGCGGCAGGGATGACGCGGCACCGGACGAAGCGGCACCGGACACACCGCCGCCGCCCTGA
- a CDS encoding CidA/LrgA family protein, which yields MLVSFTILLLFQCLGEGIAYVLHLPVPGPVIGMLLLFAALLAAPALQRKIEADANELLRHLSLLFVPAGVGIVAAASSSSGHWLALLAGLMGSTLLTLAVTALVLRAASPKDGDV from the coding sequence ATGCTCGTGAGCTTTACCATCCTGCTGCTGTTCCAGTGCCTGGGGGAGGGCATCGCCTATGTGCTGCACCTGCCCGTTCCCGGGCCGGTCATCGGCATGCTGCTGCTGTTCGCCGCCCTGCTCGCGGCGCCGGCGCTGCAGCGGAAGATCGAAGCCGATGCCAACGAACTGCTGCGCCACCTGTCGCTGCTGTTCGTCCCGGCCGGCGTCGGCATCGTGGCGGCGGCATCTTCCAGCAGCGGGCACTGGCTGGCACTGCTGGCGGGCCTGATGGGCAGCACGCTGCTGACGCTGGCCGTGACGGCCCTGGTGCTGCGCGCGGCCAGCCCGAAGGATGGCGATGTTTGA
- a CDS encoding LrgB family protein, which yields MFELAELRSFWVYLSASPLLGLTLTLCAYAVAQAMYARCKFSALANPVAIAIALVCAVLWLSGMSYERYFAGAQFVHFLLGPATVALAVPLVRQLPRLRRAFLPVTLALVCGSVTAIVSAVCIVVALGGTAELARSAGPKSATTPIAMAVSERLGGLPSLTAVLVIGTGIFGAVTARFLFGWMKIHSHEVRGFALGVASHGIGTARAFQVSAEMGAFAGLGMGLNGVLTALLAPGLIPLVLRWLGV from the coding sequence ATGTTTGAGCTGGCGGAGCTGCGCTCCTTCTGGGTCTATCTTTCCGCCTCGCCACTGCTGGGATTGACGCTGACCCTGTGCGCCTACGCTGTGGCGCAGGCCATGTATGCCCGCTGCAAGTTCTCGGCGCTGGCCAACCCGGTGGCGATCGCGATCGCCCTGGTCTGCGCGGTGCTGTGGTTGTCCGGCATGTCGTATGAGCGGTACTTCGCCGGCGCCCAGTTCGTGCACTTCCTGCTCGGACCCGCTACCGTGGCGCTGGCCGTGCCGCTGGTGCGCCAGTTGCCCCGCCTGCGCCGCGCTTTCCTGCCGGTGACGCTGGCACTGGTATGCGGTTCCGTCACGGCCATCGTTTCGGCGGTCTGCATCGTCGTTGCCCTGGGCGGGACGGCGGAACTGGCCCGTTCGGCCGGCCCGAAATCGGCCACCACGCCGATCGCCATGGCCGTGTCGGAACGGCTGGGCGGCCTGCCATCGCTGACCGCCGTCCTGGTGATCGGCACCGGCATCTTCGGCGCCGTCACCGCGCGCTTCCTTTTCGGCTGGATGAAGATCCATTCCCACGAAGTGCGCGGCTTCGCGCTGGGCGTGGCTTCGCACGGCATCGGCACCGCGCGGGCGTTCCAGGTCAGCGCGGAGATGGGCGCGTTCGCCGGCCTGGGGATGGGCCTGAACGGGGTGCTGACCGCGCTGCTGGCGCCGGGGCTGATTCCGCTGGTGCTCCGGTGGCTGGGCGTGTAG